A window of Methanobacterium aggregans genomic DNA:
ATGAACCCTTTTTTTTAGGAATACACTTTGAATAACGCCTTTTTGCTTAAATTACAAACTGAGAAAACTGATCCCGCCGCCATGATTTTAATACCTTCTCAGAGGCTTTTAAATTAAAAAAAGAGCCCAATATGCCCTGTTTTTTATAAAATGAATCCCAATCTTTATATATCATGTTGAAGTGATTAAAGGAAGTACCAAAAAAAGTTCTAAAATAACCTTTAGGAATTTAGAACGTGGAGGCGGTACAATTAATAGAAAAAGGACATATGCAGCGGTATTCTCGTTGTGTGTGATATTCAGTGTCCTGCCCTTTGCAGGTGCTGTTCAAACAAGTGATATTGTAAAAGATAGTTTAAAAGAAAATTTTACTAAAAATACCAATGAAACAAAAACTGTTGCAGATAACAACCTGAAAACAGAAGCAAGCATGTACAACGTGGCCAAAGTACAGCCATGGTTCCAGGATCAGGGCTACTACACACGGGCAATCAATGGATCCTACAGTCACTACAAAGACGGGACTGAAAACAGTTCCACAGATTCTGAAATAGACAACACATGGACAACAACCCATATGGCAAGATCCTTAGGACAGGTTTTAAACAACACCCTACCAAAATCTTCAGAGAATGGAGTTGAAGTTAACTCTTCATTAAATTCCAGTGCGAATGACAAGGCCAGTGCAAAAAGAGTTGTAACCAAAACTGCAAGGGTAACAGTAACCAAAAACACCATCAGCGGCTGGTTCATGCCCACAGGTATTTATGGTTCAAACTATGCATATAAATGGTACTACAAAACATGGCTGAACTACGATCCATCCTCAGGCCAATGGGGTGTGCTTGAATACAACCCAAAACATGCTCAAGGTGCAGAATTAACATCCTCAGTAACTGGTGTTGATTACGATGGAGTATCTGGTTATGAGAAGGAATACAGTCCACGCTGGCATCTTTCAAAACCTTAAAACCATTGAGAAATCAACTGTTCCAAAGTCCCCAGGAGTAACATGGGGATACTCACTCTTTTTATTTGTTAATACTTAAAAAATCAAAATACAAGGAAGTTCAGAGTAACAAAAAGAGGAAATATTCATTGAATTATACTTCCTCAGCTGAATAAACAGCAATATCCATTTCTTCAGCCACGATGTTTTCAATAGCTTCGCCGAATGCTTTGAAATGCTCTGTTTGCATGTGAAACAATGCAAATTTTCATATTTCATTATTACAACCTTGTGCTTGATGGAATCAGTGATTGTAATGGTTCCTCTCTGAACTAAAAACTGTGGCATTTTCAATGATGGGCCATGGTGAACACTCTAAAAAAAGCAACGATACTATCAGATGGTACAAAAATTGATTATAAAGATCTACACGTACTTTTAATGGAAGGGGTAAAAAAATTTGATACCATACATGAAGAGTACGAAAAATTACTTGTTAAATTTGTTTTGCTGCTTTTTTTGAGAATAAAGAAATATTAAATTATCTAAAACTTCCAACCAGCATAGTAACCCCTTATTATTGCCCATGATAGTCTCCAATCACCTCTGATCCAGAAGTCCATAGCATCCATTAAAGCTCTAAAGAAGATCAGATTACTATAAACAACCATTTTAGACATGGATACATGTTTTTTCAACATTATAAGGCGGTTCCTGTAGGAATAGTAAAGTGAGAGTTGGCTCAATCTACTAGAAAATCTCTCTTTATGGTATATTATGGAGGAAGGTTGGTAAAATATTTTATAGCCGGCTTTAACCACCCTTAAACAGAAATCTGTTTCTTCAAGCATTAAGAAAAAATTAGAATCCAGCATTCCCACCTCCTCAATAACATGGGACTTAATTAACATACATGCCCCCAGTACAGAATCCACTTCATGGGTTTCATCATATTGTCCCTGATCCAGTTCGCCTATGCCCCTATTTTGGGCTATACCTAAGGGCCATTTCATTTGTGCACCAGCAGAATTGATGTAATCTTTTTCAGGGAAGTAACAGGTTTTAGGACCTACCACTGCCACCCCTTCATAGACCATAGTAGGGGCCAGAAGTCCATTTAAAAAATCATTTTTTACCACGGTATCATTATTCAAAAGCAAAATATAATCTGGCTCAGTGAACTTCAAGGCGTATTCAATACCCAGATTGTTTCCACAGGAAAAACCCAAATTTTCCCGGGCTTTAATAATAGTTACCTCATTTTTAGTGGAGTCATCAGGTTCAGCCGTTGATAAATTCGCCTGGAAAATTTCTTTTACTTCAAAATGTTTTTTTAGGTTATCATCTGTGTCAAATACCAGCTCCAAGTATTTCCTTATTTTTAGAACGGAATCATCGTAGGAATCATTGTCAACAATTATTATATCATAATTGGGATAACTGATTTCCCAAAGTGAATCCAAACATTCCAATGTATCTTTCCACCCATTCCAATTCAAAATAACTATTGAAACTCGAAGATCATCCATTCCATCCCCCCAAATAGAAATTATAAAAAAGAAGTAACAACTAATTGATAAAACAGTACTTCATGCCCCTACAATTGGACAGAAGGTATGGGCCTTATCAATTTTATAAAAGAATCCCCTCTTTTTGGCAGATTTAAATTTTTAGTAAAGCCAAATGTAAACAGAAGGATGTTTAACTTACAACCTCCCGAATAATATTTATAATTTTATAAGTATCCACTAAAGACAGGGTCGGGTATAAAGGTAGGCACAGTATGCTGTTAGAAACATCAGTGGCTGTTTTTAAATCATATTTCCTGTTCAAATCGTTTGATTTATTTTTAAAGTATTCAAAATCCGCAGTTAGTGGATAGAAGTATTTACGTGGATAGTAACCCCTTTGTGACAGGGTTAATTGTACCTGGTTCCTTGTTTTCTCATCCTCAAAACAAACTGGCATGTAGGCATAATTGTACTGGGAAGCCTGAATTTTTTGGAATTTTACATCCAGATCTTGCAGATTCTCCACGTAACACTCGTAGATAAGTTTACGTATTTGAATATTTTTTTCTATATTTTTAAGGTTACATAGTCCCATTATGGCCTGAAATTCATTCATTTTGGCATTGGTACCGGGTAAAATCACTTCTTCTAGGGAAGTGTCAATACCATGGTTACGAATCAATTTAATTTTTTCCTCCACTTCAAGATCATGGGTTACCAGAGCCCCTCCCTCAATGGTGTGGAAAGCCTTGGTAGCATGGAAGCTCAAGGTGGATATGTCCCCGTAGGAAAAAATTGAACGATTCTTGTACTGGACATTAAAGGCATGAGCACCATCATAGATAACCATGAGATCCTTATCCTCTGCAATCTCCTCAATGACCTCAACATCACAGGGATTACCATAGGTATGTACTGCCATTATGGCTGAAGTATCAGGGGTGATTTTCCGCTCCACATCCCGGGGGTCAATGTTAAATGTTTCAGGATGGATGTCTGCAAAAATTGGATTTAATCCTTCCCATAGTAAGGAATTGGTGGTGGCAGCGAAGGTGAAAGGTGTTGTAATAACACTGCCCTTTATATTCAGGACTTTTAAAGCAATTTGTAGGGCTAAAGTACCATTAGAAACAAGTAAAAACTTTTTTAAACCCATGAATTCCTTTAGTTTTTTTTCCAGTAACTGTACAAACTGCCCATCATTGGTTAACCATTTACTATCCCATATCTCCTCTAAATAATGTACATATTCATTTATATCAGGTAAATCTGGAAGGGTAACATTAATGTGATTTTCATTTGAAACTTCGGTACTGATTTGAATTTCAGCCTCAGACTCCAAATCCTGGGAATCTAAATCTAACATACCTTCTATTATATCTGGAATATAGTTATCTTGAAAATATTTAGCTTTAGTAGTGGTGTTATGATTGTATAAATCATTTATAGGGTATTTTAAAAATAAATAATCCACAATATTCTTCAATGGATGAGAATTTGCCATTTTTGACCCTCCTGAAAAAAGTATTAGGAAATAGATTTTTTTAATCTATCCCCCTACAATTTTTACAGAGTCCTCAGCCCAGAAGTAGTAGTGACCCCATGGACAATCAGGATAGGTCCAGCACTCTAAGTTAGCGGATGTGGAATCAGAATTGAGACCTAAATCTTGCTTATTGAAGTGGCAGATTAAATCAATATCTCCATCAAAGTCCACATCTTCATAAGCCCAACGCACTGGACTGGCTCCAGCAAACCTTATAGTACTGGGGTCCACCCAACATGCATCAAAACCGTTTTCAGTTAAAATAGCTACAGCTACCACGCCATTACTTTTGATATTAATGGCGTTGGGATCACTCCAAGGTTTAATATCTATATCACAAGCTACGGCCGTAGAGACTGTAGCTAATACCATTATGGCGGTCAAAAGACCTACCATTCCTGTTCTTTTCAAATATCTCCCCCCAATTGATATTAAATCAAAGATGTAAGCTTGAAAATTATCAGGAATAAACCCACTCCAATAAAGGGGATAATAGATATTATACCAATATTATGAAATAAGGTAATGATTTTTAATGATCATTTGGAGCTGTTTATTTCGTTAATCCTACCTATTTCTTTTCACTGATTATCTATATTTTATGTATGAAGTATTATATAACAGTTCACACATCTCTAGAATTAGATAAATTTAAATATAAACCCTACTTTTTTTGAAATTGTTGATGCATCTATTAGTAGGTTAGAGCTGGATCCATACCGGTAAGGTTTGTGAATATACTTATGATCCATCTGCAGGAAGAACTGTTGATTCTAGGTTTAATGACCACGTCCAGTGGGCTGTAACTACTTAAAAATAGGGAGATTTGAATCTCCAGAAAGTAAAATTATAACTTACGTCTGGAATACACATGCTTGTTCAGTCCCATGTTTTCTATCTGAGCATATTCCACCACCAGTTCATTCCAGTACCTTAAAATAACCATATCTTTAATGTCATACTGGGGTGTTTTTCCCTGGATATAATCACATACCATGGCAGGTTCATTGAATCCAGCTAGTGCCCGACTGGCCGTAGTTCCTGAACAACGGGCATTGAATTCAAAAATATAAGGAACATCTTCATCCATTCGTAATTGCACATTACATGGTCCATAGGGATTAAGAACCTCAATCACTTCTTTCAAATGATTTTCTAATGGATCATCTTTGATAACGAATGCTTTATAAGTATCTCCACATCTAAGCTGACGTTTCATAATTATGGGGCCTAAAAAATCTCCATCAAGGGATACCGTGCCACAGGTGTACTCAGTTCCCTGTGCATATTCCTGAATTACGAATTTATCTGCTTCTGATGATTGCTGGAGACTTTCCAATGTTTTATTATCTTTGATAACAGTTTTATCTACGGATCGAGCCCCTCCTTTTCTAGGTTTTACTACAACTGGAAAATTCAGTTCTCCATTATAATCCAAAAGGTTGTAGGTCTCTAAAGCAGGAAACCCATTTTTTTCTAAAAAATAATAAGTTTCAAGTTTATCATCTGCAATTTCAACCACTGACGGGTCACTGACCATCACAGTTAAGGAGGTTTTTCTTTCCATCTTTTTCTTATTTCTTGCCAAATAAGGAAGTTCTGCATCTAAACCTGGAAAAAGTACTTCACACTCCTCTTCTTCACATATTTCTTGAAGGCGGGGGATAAATTGAGGTTTATTAGCATAATGTCCTAAATAGGCACAGGGCACCCCATACAATCCAGCTCCCAGCAAGTCACTATCAATTCCAACTAACTCATGAGTGGTATCATTCAATGCTTTTATTATGCTTTGCCCGACTCCTCCACCCACTCCTGTAACTGCCACCTTCATAATATGTCCTCCAGATCAATGAATTTTATTTCATCATCATCTATTTGTACATATCCTCTTTTAAATCCATTTCTACCTTTGGTAATTGAACCTGGGTTGATAATGGTCTTTCCATTATGTTCAAAAAAAGCCTTTTCATGGGTATGCCCAAAAAAGATATATTTAATCTCTGAGGAGGTGTGATTAATTAAGCGCATTAAATCTTTTTCAGACCGTAAATAATCATCCCCCAAGGAATGGATTATGTACATATTTTCAAAATAAATTTCTGGTTTTAAAGATGATAATAACAGTATTTGTTCATCAGAAAGTCTTTTACGAGTATATTCGATGGAATCACGAACTAAAGGATGCTGATTATTCAGATTCTCTTGAGTAATGGACATACGGTCATGATTTCCTAAAACTACCAAATCCACATGGTG
This region includes:
- a CDS encoding glycosyltransferase family 2 protein, with protein sequence MDDLRVSIVILNWNGWKDTLECLDSLWEISYPNYDIIIVDNDSYDDSVLKIRKYLELVFDTDDNLKKHFEVKEIFQANLSTAEPDDSTKNEVTIIKARENLGFSCGNNLGIEYALKFTEPDYILLLNNDTVVKNDFLNGLLAPTMVYEGVAVVGPKTCYFPEKDYINSAGAQMKWPLGIAQNRGIGELDQGQYDETHEVDSVLGACMLIKSHVIEEVGMLDSNFFLMLEETDFCLRVVKAGYKIFYQPSSIIYHKERFSSRLSQLSLYYSYRNRLIMLKKHVSMSKMVVYSNLIFFRALMDAMDFWIRGDWRLSWAIIRGYYAGWKF
- a CDS encoding metallophosphoesterase family protein, producing MKIVVFSDLHANKQSLQDIEPELKDADLSIFCGDILGYGQDLEDCIDFIFHHVDLVVLGNHDRMSITQENLNNQHPLVRDSIEYTRKRLSDEQILLLSSLKPEIYFENMYIIHSLGDDYLRSEKDLMRLINHTSSEIKYIFFGHTHEKAFFEHNGKTIINPGSITKGRNGFKRGYVQIDDDEIKFIDLEDIL
- a CDS encoding DegT/DnrJ/EryC1/StrS family aminotransferase — translated: MLDLDSQDLESEAEIQISTEVSNENHINVTLPDLPDINEYVHYLEEIWDSKWLTNDGQFVQLLEKKLKEFMGLKKFLLVSNGTLALQIALKVLNIKGSVITTPFTFAATTNSLLWEGLNPIFADIHPETFNIDPRDVERKITPDTSAIMAVHTYGNPCDVEVIEEIAEDKDLMVIYDGAHAFNVQYKNRSIFSYGDISTLSFHATKAFHTIEGGALVTHDLEVEEKIKLIRNHGIDTSLEEVILPGTNAKMNEFQAIMGLCNLKNIEKNIQIRKLIYECYVENLQDLDVKFQKIQASQYNYAYMPVCFEDEKTRNQVQLTLSQRGYYPRKYFYPLTADFEYFKNKSNDLNRKYDLKTATDVSNSILCLPLYPTLSLVDTYKIINIIREVVS
- a CDS encoding peptidoglycan-binding protein, producing the protein MIKGSTKKSSKITFRNLERGGGTINRKRTYAAVFSLCVIFSVLPFAGAVQTSDIVKDSLKENFTKNTNETKTVADNNLKTEASMYNVAKVQPWFQDQGYYTRAINGSYSHYKDGTENSSTDSEIDNTWTTTHMARSLGQVLNNTLPKSSENGVEVNSSLNSSANDKASAKRVVTKTARVTVTKNTISGWFMPTGIYGSNYAYKWYYKTWLNYDPSSGQWGVLEYNPKHAQGAELTSSVTGVDYDGVSGYEKEYSPRWHLSKP
- a CDS encoding ATP-grasp domain-containing protein; its protein translation is MKVAVTGVGGGVGQSIIKALNDTTHELVGIDSDLLGAGLYGVPCAYLGHYANKPQFIPRLQEICEEEECEVLFPGLDAELPYLARNKKKMERKTSLTVMVSDPSVVEIADDKLETYYFLEKNGFPALETYNLLDYNGELNFPVVVKPRKGGARSVDKTVIKDNKTLESLQQSSEADKFVIQEYAQGTEYTCGTVSLDGDFLGPIIMKRQLRCGDTYKAFVIKDDPLENHLKEVIEVLNPYGPCNVQLRMDEDVPYIFEFNARCSGTTASRALAGFNEPAMVCDYIQGKTPQYDIKDMVILRYWNELVVEYAQIENMGLNKHVYSRRKL